Sequence from the Hydrogenobacter hydrogenophilus genome:
TAGGTTTCAAAAACAGGATTACCTCCTCTGGTAAGGTATGATTACTTTTAGGAAGTTGGCTAAAGTTTGTGCTTCTGCTTTGGTATTCAACATCAAAGATCACCTCAAGCTCTTTAATCCCGCCACCTTCTTTAAACTCTGCGTAAAGAATAGGTGCACCGTAAACTCTATCCCTTTTAATATCATAGTATGATGCAGTTGTTCTAACTTCAACACTTAAAAGCCTTTGGTATTCTGTGTTTTCGGGTACTGGCACCCAGAGCCTTATACCCTCTTCAAAGGGTAGTTTTACAGTGTATGATAGCTTTGTCCTTTTGACTTCTTTTGAATTGCCCAACTTTGGTAAGATGAGCGCCACAAAAATGAGTTTAAAGAAATCTCTTCTATCCATGGAAAGGTAATATAGACCAAAGCTTATGTTTGTATCTATTGATTTTTTTCAACACTTTGGAGATGTTTTTATAGATTTATTCGATGTGTAAATCCGCTCCTGAGAAATTCCTTCACAAAGGGTATTTCCGAAGAGAGTATATCCTGAGGAGAACCTATCTGCACCGTTCTGCCATCTTTTAGCACCATAATTCTGTCAGATATACTAAAAGCTGATATAAGGTCATGGGAAACCACTATGGAGGTAGTGCCCATCTTATCCCTCAAAGACAGGATAAGGTCATCTATCATCCTGCTTGTGATGGGGTCAAGGCCTGAGGTGGGCTCATCGTAGATGATCAGTTTAGGATCCGTTGCTATGGCTCTTGCTATACCCACTCTCTTCTTCATTCCACCTGAGAGCTCAGAAGGATAAAGCTCAAGGACATCTTCATCTAAACCTACAAGCCTTAGCTTTTCAAGAGCTAACTGTCTTATCTCTTTCTGGCTCATGTTGGTGCGTTCCAAGTAGTAAAAACCCACATTCTCCCAAACCTTTAAACTATCAAACAGTGCTGAGCCCTGAAATACATAACCTATATCCTTTCTTAGGCTGTCAAGTTCTTTGATGCTCAAGGTGTTTATATCCTTTCCAAAAACTTCAACTTTCCCTTCTGTAGGTTTCCACAGACCAACTATGCACTTGGTTATAGATGTTTTACCGCTACCGCTCCCACCTACTATGGTGAATATTTCACCTTGAAGCACCTCAAAATTTATGTCTTTGAGAATTTCCCTGCCGTTTAAGCTCAAAGAAAGGTTTTCCACTTGAACTACTTTATTCACCACAGTCTTCTTAAAAGCTCTTCTAAGTCATCTTCTTGTGTAAGACCCAAATGAGAAAGGTAAGACTCTATGCTTACCCACCTCTTTAGTACCATACCTTGTGTGATGAGGC
This genomic interval carries:
- a CDS encoding ABC transporter ATP-binding protein codes for the protein MNKVVQVENLSLSLNGREILKDINFEVLQGEIFTIVGGSGSGKTSITKCIVGLWKPTEGKVEVFGKDINTLSIKELDSLRKDIGYVFQGSALFDSLKVWENVGFYYLERTNMSQKEIRQLALEKLRLVGLDEDVLELYPSELSGGMKKRVGIARAIATDPKLIIYDEPTSGLDPITSRMIDDLILSLRDKMGTTSIVVSHDLISAFSISDRIMVLKDGRTVQIGSPQDILSSEIPFVKEFLRSGFTHRINL